The Mesorhizobium loti genome includes a region encoding these proteins:
- a CDS encoding branched-chain amino acid ABC transporter permease: MMTDEVRSMSATAQPRLIRWSVVLPGLAALACALVLPQFANAYVTEVATTALLYVVLCLGLNIVVGYAGLLDLGYAAFFAVGAYTSGILTAEFGFNFWLTIPVAMAAACVAGIIIGAPTLRLRSDYLAIVTLGFGEIVRIIARNLDITGGASGLIGIERPEIFGFRLMQVQHFYYAFLVLALLTAFVCLSVERSRMGRAWFYVRYDEDAAAGIGINRVTAKLQAYMMGAVIASVAGCLYAAKMTAISPESFTFNQSLLILLGVVLGGMGRIPGVVLGAVLVALLPEVLRGAGTYRPLVTAVALLAIMLFRPNGLWPDKRV; encoded by the coding sequence CTGGTGTTGCCGCAATTCGCCAACGCCTATGTGACGGAGGTGGCAACCACGGCGCTGCTCTATGTCGTTCTGTGCCTCGGCCTCAACATTGTCGTCGGCTATGCGGGCCTGCTCGATCTCGGCTACGCCGCCTTCTTCGCGGTTGGCGCCTACACGTCAGGCATCCTGACCGCGGAATTCGGGTTCAATTTCTGGCTTACCATCCCGGTCGCCATGGCTGCAGCCTGCGTGGCCGGCATCATCATCGGCGCTCCGACCTTGAGGCTGCGCAGCGATTATCTGGCGATCGTGACGCTGGGCTTCGGCGAGATCGTGCGCATCATCGCCCGCAACCTCGACATCACCGGTGGCGCCAGCGGCCTCATCGGCATCGAGCGGCCGGAGATCTTCGGCTTCAGGCTGATGCAGGTGCAGCACTTCTACTATGCGTTCCTGGTGCTCGCGCTGCTCACCGCCTTCGTCTGCCTGAGCGTCGAGCGGTCGCGAATGGGACGAGCCTGGTTCTATGTTCGCTATGATGAGGACGCCGCTGCCGGTATCGGCATCAACCGTGTCACGGCCAAGTTGCAGGCCTATATGATGGGCGCGGTGATCGCTTCCGTGGCCGGATGCCTCTACGCGGCCAAGATGACGGCCATCTCGCCGGAGAGTTTTACCTTCAACCAATCGCTTCTCATCCTGCTCGGCGTCGTCCTGGGTGGCATGGGCCGCATTCCCGGCGTCGTCCTGGGCGCCGTTCTGGTAGCCCTGCTTCCGGAAGTGCTGCGCGGCGCGGGCACCTACCGTCCGCTGGTGACCGCGGTTGCGCTGCTGGCAATCATGCTCTTCAGGCCGAACGGGCTCTGGCCGGACAAGCGAGTTTGA
- a CDS encoding ABC transporter ATP-binding protein — translation MALLEVRDLRLSFGGLKVLHDISFSVEKGAINSLIGPNGAGKTSLFNCMTGFYKPKGGSISLGGRPITGLPPHRITALGLARTFQNIRLFKEMTVLENAMSGQHCRSRHGIVSAILHLPAQRREEEAIRAAGMHWLGFVGIEQHAHRRAGGLSYGDQRRLELARALASAPQLILLDEPAAGLNEREKMDLVHLIRRIRDETGVTVLLIEHDMGLVMQVSEKIVVFDYGQKIADGPPEAVRADPRVIEAYLGTEE, via the coding sequence ATGGCCTTGCTGGAAGTCCGCGATCTGCGCCTCAGTTTCGGAGGACTGAAAGTCCTTCACGACATTTCGTTCTCGGTCGAGAAGGGCGCCATCAACAGTCTTATCGGGCCGAACGGCGCCGGCAAGACGTCGCTCTTCAATTGCATGACCGGCTTCTACAAGCCGAAGGGCGGCTCGATCAGCCTGGGCGGCCGGCCGATCACCGGTTTGCCGCCGCATCGCATCACCGCGCTCGGGCTCGCCCGCACGTTTCAGAACATCCGGCTGTTCAAGGAAATGACCGTTCTGGAAAACGCCATGTCCGGCCAGCATTGCCGCAGCCGCCACGGCATTGTGTCGGCGATCCTGCACTTGCCGGCCCAGCGGCGCGAGGAGGAGGCGATCCGCGCTGCCGGCATGCACTGGCTCGGTTTCGTCGGCATCGAGCAGCATGCGCATCGCCGGGCCGGCGGTCTTTCCTATGGCGATCAACGGCGGCTCGAACTCGCAAGAGCCTTGGCGTCGGCGCCCCAGCTTATCCTGCTGGATGAGCCTGCCGCCGGCCTTAACGAGCGCGAGAAGATGGACCTTGTGCACCTGATCCGCCGCATCCGTGACGAAACCGGTGTCACCGTCCTGCTGATCGAGCACGACATGGGCCTGGTCATGCAAGTGTCGGAGAAGATCGTGGTGTTCGACTACGGTCAGAAGATCGCCGACGGGCCGCCGGAGGCGGTGCGCGCAGACCCCCGGGTCATCGAAGCCTATCTCGGTACGGAGGAATGA
- a CDS encoding ABC transporter ATP-binding protein: protein MDAEIVLSADRIVARYDGIEALHGVSLSVKRGQIVALLGANGAGKSTTLRTLSGLVAASSGSVRFLGEDITKVPAHRLPHRGLVHVPEGRRIFGDMTIKENLDLGSFTLADDVERRRRLDHVFELFPILARRQNGDARNLSGGEQQMLAIGRALMAAPKVLLLDEPSMGLAPQLIKEVMNIVQRLNREGVTILLVEQNSKVALKFADYGYVLKAGRIVLEGPGSDLASNEAVISAYLGGVAA from the coding sequence ATGGACGCCGAAATCGTTCTTTCCGCGGACCGCATCGTCGCGCGCTATGACGGCATCGAAGCCCTGCATGGCGTCAGCCTTTCGGTCAAACGCGGCCAGATCGTCGCCCTGCTTGGCGCGAACGGCGCGGGCAAGAGCACCACGCTACGCACACTTTCCGGCCTTGTTGCCGCGTCCTCTGGAAGTGTCCGCTTCCTGGGCGAGGACATAACCAAAGTCCCTGCTCACCGCCTGCCACATCGCGGGCTCGTCCACGTCCCGGAGGGAAGGCGTATTTTCGGCGACATGACGATCAAGGAGAACCTTGACCTCGGCTCGTTCACGCTTGCCGACGACGTCGAGCGCCGGCGACGGCTGGACCACGTTTTTGAGCTCTTCCCCATCCTGGCGCGTCGGCAGAATGGCGATGCAAGGAACCTCTCGGGCGGTGAGCAGCAGATGCTGGCGATCGGCAGAGCCCTCATGGCCGCGCCCAAGGTGCTGTTGCTCGACGAGCCTTCCATGGGCCTGGCGCCGCAACTGATCAAGGAAGTCATGAACATCGTGCAGCGCCTCAATCGTGAAGGCGTGACCATCCTGCTCGTGGAGCAGAACAGCAAAGTCGCCTTGAAGTTCGCCGACTACGGCTATGTGCTCAAAGCCGGGCGCATCGTTCTTGAGGGACCAGGCAGCGATCTGGCGAGCAATGAAGCGGTCATCAGCGCCTATCTGGGCGGCGTAGCCGCCTAA
- a CDS encoding LysR family transcriptional regulator: MKLNERHLMQLAAVLDAGGVSEGAAMLGLTQPAVSRSLAMLEARVGEPLFLKGRRPLQATPLGFQLAAQGRTIITASRKASDAVQGFMKGTKGVVRVGGVPFFMDAMISRMIGEFQKLEPEVTVQQSYMNLPEMVAALESNQIDLGIVPIGVLDLGPGFEFTEILPGRNVVACRPDHPLLRNRRLRAHDLTSFPWVAPLPGSPLMSDLQMILMSIGMSDLNIRYSGGSLMSVINFLAETDALAVLPFSVVFAQRKENRVTVLPYEIPQPSRSLGILRRVSGPRSPAAERFAGHVTTAFENLKHIIKRHENAVVWGR; encoded by the coding sequence ATGAAGCTGAACGAGCGCCATCTTATGCAGCTCGCCGCAGTGCTGGATGCAGGCGGCGTGTCGGAAGGAGCCGCCATGCTGGGCCTTACCCAGCCGGCGGTCAGCCGATCGCTGGCCATGCTGGAGGCGCGGGTGGGTGAGCCGCTCTTCCTCAAGGGCCGCCGGCCGTTGCAGGCGACACCGCTCGGCTTCCAGCTGGCGGCGCAGGGCCGCACGATCATCACCGCGTCGCGCAAGGCGTCGGATGCGGTGCAGGGCTTCATGAAAGGCACCAAGGGCGTCGTCCGTGTCGGCGGCGTGCCTTTCTTCATGGATGCGATGATCAGCCGGATGATCGGGGAATTCCAGAAGCTCGAACCGGAGGTCACCGTTCAGCAAAGCTATATGAACCTGCCCGAGATGGTCGCGGCGCTGGAGAGCAACCAGATCGACCTCGGCATCGTGCCGATCGGCGTGCTCGACCTCGGACCCGGCTTCGAATTCACCGAAATCCTGCCTGGACGCAACGTCGTGGCTTGCCGGCCCGACCATCCCCTGCTGCGAAATCGCCGCCTCAGGGCGCATGACCTGACCAGCTTTCCCTGGGTGGCGCCCCTGCCCGGCTCTCCGCTGATGTCGGACCTGCAGATGATCCTGATGAGCATCGGCATGTCGGACCTGAACATCCGCTATTCGGGGGGCTCGCTGATGAGCGTGATCAACTTCCTTGCCGAAACCGATGCGTTGGCCGTGCTGCCATTCTCCGTGGTCTTCGCACAGCGCAAGGAGAACCGGGTTACGGTGCTGCCCTATGAAATCCCGCAGCCCAGCCGCTCGCTCGGCATCCTGCGCCGGGTCAGCGGGCCACGCTCACCCGCGGCAGAGCGCTTCGCGGGCCACGTCACGACTGCCTTCGAGAATCTGAAGCACATCATCAAACGGCATGAGAACGCCGTCGTCTGGGGGCGCTGA
- a CDS encoding 6-chlorohydroxyquinol-1,2-dioxygenase — translation MHGQHDPKRDEFPKAISTQAEEFSRRLTAMGQSRLAAAAQAAVDGLHALIVELRPSGEEFRQAIDFLTEVGHYADARRQEWVLFADVLGVSSLIEDQNSPRPAGATPNTLAGPFYRADVPEMVPGANISRDHKGEPLEVAGRIVTLDGAGIGDATVEIWQANAEGLYENQEPDRQPEFNLRGRFRTDPQGRFHFATVKPKGYTLPSDGPVGQLMSALGLGLERPAHIHFRVSAEGFETLTTHIFDRSDPAIGRDAIFGVKPELMAEFRALPPNGGKRKHALDLNLVLCPQRRSDTETSGRR, via the coding sequence ATGCACGGCCAGCACGACCCGAAGCGGGATGAATTCCCCAAGGCGATATCGACGCAGGCCGAGGAATTCTCGCGGCGCCTGACAGCAATGGGCCAGTCCCGCCTGGCGGCGGCGGCGCAGGCTGCGGTGGATGGTTTGCACGCGCTGATCGTGGAGTTGCGACCCTCCGGCGAGGAATTCCGCCAGGCGATCGATTTTTTGACCGAGGTTGGCCACTACGCCGATGCGCGGCGCCAGGAATGGGTGCTGTTCGCCGATGTCCTGGGCGTGTCTTCGCTGATCGAGGATCAGAACAGCCCGCGCCCCGCCGGGGCGACACCAAACACCCTGGCTGGGCCCTTCTACCGGGCCGATGTGCCGGAGATGGTGCCCGGCGCGAACATCTCGCGCGATCACAAGGGCGAGCCGCTGGAGGTTGCCGGCCGCATCGTCACGCTCGACGGCGCTGGGATCGGCGATGCGACGGTCGAGATCTGGCAGGCCAATGCCGAGGGTCTCTACGAGAACCAGGAACCCGACAGGCAGCCGGAATTCAATCTGCGCGGACGCTTCCGTACCGATCCGCAGGGGCGGTTCCACTTCGCGACGGTGAAGCCGAAGGGCTACACGCTGCCTTCGGACGGACCGGTCGGTCAATTGATGTCAGCGCTTGGCCTCGGCCTTGAGCGGCCGGCCCATATCCATTTTCGCGTCTCGGCGGAGGGCTTCGAGACGCTGACGACCCACATCTTCGACCGGTCGGACCCTGCGATCGGCCGGGATGCCATCTTCGGGGTCAAACCCGAACTCATGGCCGAGTTCCGCGCGCTGCCGCCCAATGGAGGAAAACGCAAGCACGCGCTCGACCTCAACCTCGTGCTCTGCCCGCAGCGGCGCAGCGATACCGAAACCTCTGGGAGGAGATGA
- a CDS encoding glyoxalase: MARISGYHHLTLSTDSAQEDFDFYTKALGLHSVKRTVLFDGVIPVYHLYYGSPNGDASTIITTFPFRKPGVYGRRGSNQSRTIMQSIPKGAADFWVDRLNARGIEAIKITRFGADRAAFAHPCGISHELVESDRDPRTPITNEAQGIGKAHGIKGIYGAVVAVMDRTAMDDFLTIALPMEKEADDHEGLVFRVPDATGVAQRVEVIVDRDSPQGTWTLAGGTIHHLALNTGDEENQLKLRAHIEGLGFTDISEQKDRNYFKSCYVRSPGGALFEIAWTTPEGWAKDEPPGQIGKTLVFPPWFKDRESELQAGLEEADFA; the protein is encoded by the coding sequence ATGGCACGTATCAGCGGCTACCACCATTTGACGCTCTCAACCGACAGCGCTCAGGAAGACTTTGATTTCTACACCAAGGCACTCGGCCTGCATTCGGTGAAGCGCACCGTCTTGTTCGACGGCGTCATTCCTGTCTATCACCTCTACTACGGCTCGCCCAATGGCGATGCCTCGACGATCATCACCACCTTCCCGTTCCGCAAGCCAGGCGTCTATGGCCGCCGTGGGTCCAACCAGTCGCGCACCATCATGCAGTCGATCCCCAAGGGGGCCGCGGATTTCTGGGTGGACCGGTTGAACGCGCGCGGCATCGAGGCCATCAAGATCACCCGTTTTGGCGCCGACCGTGCGGCTTTCGCACATCCCTGCGGCATCTCGCATGAGCTGGTGGAAAGCGACAGGGATCCACGTACGCCCATCACCAACGAGGCGCAGGGCATCGGCAAGGCGCACGGCATCAAGGGAATCTACGGCGCCGTGGTGGCGGTGATGGACCGCACCGCCATGGACGACTTCCTGACCATCGCATTGCCGATGGAGAAAGAGGCCGACGACCACGAGGGGCTCGTGTTCCGCGTGCCCGACGCGACCGGCGTGGCACAGCGCGTGGAGGTCATTGTCGACCGCGACAGCCCGCAGGGCACCTGGACGCTGGCGGGCGGCACGATCCACCACCTCGCCCTCAACACCGGTGACGAAGAGAACCAGTTGAAACTGCGCGCTCATATCGAGGGCCTCGGCTTCACGGACATATCGGAGCAGAAGGACCGCAACTACTTCAAGTCCTGCTATGTCCGTTCGCCCGGCGGCGCGCTGTTCGAAATTGCCTGGACCACGCCGGAAGGCTGGGCCAAGGACGAGCCTCCGGGCCAGATCGGCAAGACGCTGGTCTTCCCGCCGTGGTTCAAGGACCGTGAGAGCGAATTGCAGGCCGGCCTGGAAGAGGCGGATTTCGCGTGA
- a CDS encoding phospholipase gives MSSGSGPLRLGPRGPEAKAICVFVHGRGQSPEEMQSHVLSRLSASAVAFILPRAPHGMWWEARAVDPLTPVARAQLSDALDHLAAAVVAARAELPGLPLLLAGFSQGACLSIEYLCAGLPPPDALVAFTGCRVGVPADDRSEAAPAGMPIYLSGGDADPWIPVSAFADAAQSLGRIGASLRADLFPGRGHEVSDAEIAMLGTILDDLAAGRGPRMEAAR, from the coding sequence GTGAGTTCAGGCAGCGGTCCGCTCAGGCTTGGGCCAAGAGGCCCGGAGGCGAAGGCGATTTGCGTCTTCGTCCACGGCCGCGGCCAATCGCCCGAAGAGATGCAGTCCCATGTGCTGTCGCGACTTTCGGCGTCCGCCGTGGCCTTCATCCTGCCGCGCGCACCGCACGGCATGTGGTGGGAGGCGCGCGCCGTCGACCCGTTGACGCCGGTCGCCCGGGCGCAGCTTTCCGACGCGCTCGATCATCTTGCGGCCGCCGTGGTGGCGGCGCGGGCGGAACTGCCCGGACTGCCGCTGCTTCTCGCGGGTTTCTCGCAAGGGGCGTGTCTCTCGATCGAATATCTCTGCGCTGGGCTGCCGCCGCCGGACGCTTTGGTGGCCTTCACGGGCTGCCGTGTCGGTGTACCGGCGGACGACAGATCAGAGGCCGCGCCGGCCGGAATGCCGATCTATCTTTCCGGCGGCGATGCCGATCCCTGGATTCCGGTCTCGGCGTTTGCCGATGCCGCGCAATCGCTGGGGCGGATTGGCGCGAGCCTGCGGGCCGATCTGTTCCCGGGCCGCGGCCATGAGGTCTCGGACGCCGAGATTGCCATGCTGGGCACAATCCTCGACGACCTCGCGGCCGGACGTGGCCCGCGCATGGAGGCGGCGCGATGA
- a CDS encoding maleylacetate reductase, which yields MMDSFIFPGLTTRVVFGAGTMARVEEEVRRLGHDKVMVLSTPHQKGDAERLAASLGGLAAGIFAGAVMHTPVEVTEQAVDAFRTSGASAVVSLGGGSTTGLGKAIAVRTGADQVVIPTTYAGSEMTDILGETAAGEKTTRRSPDIRPETVIYDVDLTLSLPVSLTVTSAMNAIAHAMEAFYAPDRNPVIVLMCRDAMVAFRDGIPRLIGDPQDRAARTQALYAAWCCSTALGYVSMALHHKLAHVFGGSFDTPHAETHAILLPYTTAFNEVAVPDLLRPITEAFGGGSAGGGLWDFAQSVGSPLSLKAIGIKEADLDRAAAIAVKNAYANPRPIDPGSIRELLQAAWEGRRPGA from the coding sequence ATGATGGACAGCTTCATCTTTCCGGGCCTGACGACACGGGTGGTCTTCGGTGCCGGCACCATGGCTCGCGTCGAGGAGGAAGTCCGGCGGCTCGGCCATGACAAGGTGATGGTGCTGTCGACACCGCACCAGAAGGGCGATGCGGAAAGACTGGCCGCAAGCCTTGGCGGCCTCGCTGCCGGGATCTTTGCCGGCGCGGTCATGCATACCCCTGTCGAGGTTACGGAACAGGCCGTCGATGCCTTCCGCACCAGCGGCGCTTCGGCGGTCGTCAGCCTCGGCGGCGGCTCGACCACCGGGTTGGGCAAGGCCATTGCCGTGCGCACCGGCGCCGACCAAGTGGTCATTCCCACAACCTATGCCGGCTCGGAAATGACCGACATTCTTGGCGAGACGGCGGCTGGTGAAAAGACCACGCGCCGCTCGCCGGACATCCGCCCCGAGACGGTGATCTACGACGTCGATCTGACACTGAGCCTGCCGGTAAGTCTCACCGTCACCTCGGCGATGAACGCGATCGCCCATGCGATGGAGGCTTTCTATGCCCCCGATCGCAATCCGGTGATCGTGCTGATGTGCAGGGATGCCATGGTTGCCTTCCGGGACGGCATTCCAAGGCTGATCGGCGATCCGCAGGATCGCGCGGCGCGGACGCAGGCGCTCTATGCGGCGTGGTGCTGCTCGACCGCGCTCGGCTATGTCTCGATGGCGCTGCATCACAAGCTGGCGCATGTCTTCGGCGGCTCGTTCGACACGCCGCATGCCGAAACCCACGCCATCCTGCTGCCGTACACGACCGCCTTCAACGAAGTGGCGGTGCCCGATCTGCTGCGCCCGATCACCGAGGCATTCGGTGGTGGCTCGGCGGGCGGTGGGCTCTGGGATTTCGCGCAGTCGGTCGGCTCTCCGCTGAGCCTGAAGGCGATCGGCATCAAGGAGGCCGATCTCGACCGCGCGGCGGCCATCGCGGTCAAGAATGCCTATGCGAATCCGAGGCCAATCGATCCGGGATCCATCAGGGAACTCCTTCAGGCGGCGTGGGAGGGACGCCGTCCGGGGGCTTGA
- a CDS encoding ABC transporter substrate-binding protein, giving the protein MITRRSLLKASAATGLALAGSRLATPAIAQGAKIRLGYVSPQTGPLAGFAESDDYNIRAFLASEAGKNFEVIVKDSQSNPNRAAEVAKSLIVDDEINLMLVGSTPENTNPVATTCEAEGVPVISTMAPWQPWFIGQQGNPADPSSWKPFNFAYHYFWGLEDIIAVYTGMWKQLSTNGKVGGLFPNDADGNAWGDPKNGLKPGLDAAGFSLADPGRYQNLSDDFTAQVNAFKAANAEIVTGVVIPPDFTTFWNQARQQGFKPKAVTVAKAILFPQSVETLGDAGHNLSSEVWWSASHPFKSSVTGESSAELAADFTAKTGRPWTQPIGFVHSLFEVAANVMGRVSDPTNAEAIAAAIAATDMTTVVGKVAWSGAGLPPFAAKNVCKTPLVGGQWRKKAGGGFDLVIVENAGASEIPTAGKMEALA; this is encoded by the coding sequence ATGATCACAAGACGCAGCCTACTGAAAGCCTCGGCGGCGACGGGCCTGGCGCTCGCCGGGTCGCGCCTGGCGACGCCGGCCATCGCGCAAGGCGCCAAGATCCGCCTGGGCTATGTCTCGCCGCAGACGGGGCCGCTCGCCGGCTTCGCGGAGAGCGATGACTACAACATCAGGGCCTTCCTCGCTTCCGAGGCGGGCAAGAACTTCGAGGTCATCGTCAAGGACAGCCAGTCGAACCCCAATCGCGCGGCGGAGGTGGCCAAGAGCCTGATCGTCGATGACGAGATCAACCTGATGCTCGTCGGCTCGACGCCCGAGAACACCAATCCGGTGGCCACCACCTGCGAGGCGGAGGGCGTGCCGGTCATCTCGACGATGGCGCCATGGCAGCCCTGGTTTATCGGCCAGCAGGGCAATCCGGCCGATCCCTCCTCGTGGAAGCCTTTCAACTTCGCCTATCATTATTTCTGGGGTCTCGAAGACATCATCGCCGTCTACACTGGCATGTGGAAGCAGCTTTCCACCAACGGTAAGGTGGGCGGGCTGTTCCCGAACGATGCCGACGGCAACGCCTGGGGCGACCCGAAGAACGGGTTGAAGCCGGGTCTCGATGCCGCCGGTTTCAGCCTTGCCGATCCCGGTCGCTACCAGAACCTCTCGGACGATTTCACCGCGCAGGTCAACGCCTTCAAGGCGGCCAATGCCGAGATCGTCACCGGTGTGGTCATTCCGCCCGACTTCACCACCTTCTGGAACCAGGCCCGCCAGCAGGGTTTCAAACCCAAGGCGGTGACCGTGGCCAAGGCGATCCTCTTCCCGCAATCGGTCGAGACGCTCGGCGACGCAGGCCACAACCTCTCGTCCGAGGTCTGGTGGTCGGCCTCGCATCCGTTCAAATCGTCCGTGACGGGCGAGAGCTCGGCGGAACTCGCGGCGGATTTCACCGCCAAGACCGGGCGTCCCTGGACGCAGCCGATCGGTTTTGTCCATTCGCTGTTCGAGGTGGCGGCCAATGTCATGGGCCGCGTTTCGGATCCGACCAATGCCGAGGCGATCGCGGCGGCCATAGCCGCCACCGACATGACGACCGTGGTCGGCAAGGTGGCCTGGAGCGGTGCGGGACTGCCGCCTTTCGCCGCGAAGAACGTCTGCAAGACGCCGCTCGTTGGCGGGCAGTGGCGCAAGAAGGCCGGCGGCGGCTTCGATCTGGTGATCGTCGAAAACGCCGGCGCCTCCGAGATACCCACCGCCGGCAAGATGGAAGCCCTGGCCTGA
- a CDS encoding ABC transporter ATP-binding protein yields the protein MMLRLESVSKSFGALKVTDGVTVTVPRGEALGIIGPNGAGKSTLFNLITGNLFANEGRIEFLGCDVTRAPAMERVRMGVGRSFQIPQPFEGLTVFENLLTAAAFGRGGREAEMVDDCARILDETELLRKANFVAGSLSLLDRKRLELARALATGPELLLLDEIAGGLTEGECKALVATIRAIHARGTTIIWIEHVLHALTSVVERLLVLDFGRVIGIGTPDEIMASKAVREIYLGLEV from the coding sequence ATGATGCTCAGGCTGGAAAGCGTCTCGAAGTCGTTCGGCGCGCTGAAGGTTACGGATGGCGTAACCGTCACGGTTCCGCGCGGCGAGGCGTTGGGCATCATCGGTCCGAACGGGGCCGGAAAATCGACGCTCTTCAACCTGATTACTGGCAACCTCTTTGCAAATGAGGGTCGCATCGAATTTCTTGGCTGCGACGTGACCCGCGCACCGGCTATGGAGCGGGTGCGCATGGGTGTCGGCCGCAGCTTCCAGATTCCGCAGCCTTTCGAGGGGCTGACCGTGTTCGAAAATCTCTTGACCGCCGCCGCCTTCGGTCGCGGCGGACGCGAGGCCGAGATGGTCGACGATTGCGCGCGCATCCTCGATGAGACGGAGCTTCTCAGAAAGGCCAATTTCGTGGCCGGCTCGCTGAGCCTTCTCGATCGCAAGCGCCTGGAACTCGCCCGCGCCCTGGCGACGGGCCCCGAGCTTCTGCTTCTGGACGAGATCGCCGGCGGTCTGACGGAGGGCGAATGCAAGGCCCTGGTCGCGACGATCAGAGCCATCCACGCGAGGGGAACCACCATCATCTGGATCGAGCATGTGCTGCATGCCCTCACGTCAGTGGTCGAGCGGCTTCTGGTGCTGGATTTCGGGCGCGTGATCGGGATCGGTACGCCCGATGAGATCATGGCCTCGAAGGCGGTTCGCGAAATCTATCTGGGGCTCGAGGTCTAA
- a CDS encoding ABC transporter ATP-binding protein, producing the protein MLETHGLTANYGQFRALFGVDITVAAGECVAIIGANGAGKSTLMRSITGVIGNEPGMVLHRGEPIGALSSAEIMKRGIAMVPEGRRLFPSLTVEENLLVGGQARKVPGPWSLDAVYDLFPILRERRKSPGTALSGGQQQMVAIGRALMSNPELLLCDEISLGLAPVVIRDIYAALPRVREGGAAIVLVEQDIGKALAVADRVYCMMEGRVTLAARAAEVTRNEIHSAYFGVAA; encoded by the coding sequence ATGCTGGAAACGCACGGCCTCACCGCTAATTACGGCCAGTTCCGGGCGCTGTTCGGTGTGGATATCACCGTGGCCGCGGGTGAATGCGTGGCGATCATCGGCGCCAACGGCGCCGGGAAATCCACGCTGATGCGCTCGATCACGGGCGTGATCGGCAACGAGCCCGGCATGGTGCTGCACAGGGGCGAGCCGATCGGCGCGCTGTCTTCGGCCGAGATCATGAAGCGCGGCATCGCCATGGTGCCGGAAGGGCGCCGGCTGTTCCCTTCGCTGACCGTCGAGGAAAATCTGCTGGTCGGCGGGCAGGCGCGCAAGGTGCCGGGGCCGTGGAGCCTCGACGCGGTCTATGACCTTTTCCCGATCCTGCGCGAGCGGCGCAAGAGCCCGGGCACAGCGCTCTCTGGCGGCCAGCAGCAGATGGTGGCGATCGGCCGGGCGCTGATGTCGAACCCCGAATTGCTGCTTTGCGACGAGATCAGCCTCGGCCTGGCGCCCGTCGTCATCCGCGATATCTACGCAGCCCTTCCCAGGGTCCGCGAAGGCGGCGCCGCGATCGTGCTGGTGGAGCAGGATATCGGCAAGGCGCTGGCGGTGGCCGATCGCGTCTACTGCATGATGGAGGGCCGCGTCACGCTGGCCGCCAGGGCGGCCGAGGTCACGCGCAACGAAATCCATTCTGCCTATTTCGGAGTGGCGGCATGA
- a CDS encoding branched-chain amino acid ABC transporter permease, translating into MIWLDTLVQGILLGGLYALFAAGLSLVFGIMRLVNLAHGDLIILAAYLVLMGVTLLGLSPWIAALIAMPVMFALGWLLQAAILNRVLGKDILPPLLVTFGLSVALQNGLLEVFSADSRRIPVGALEGASLDLGLVTVGIMPLMTFASAIVTIVALNGLFYHTALGRAFRATSDDAVTAGLMGIEPKRIFAIATGIAMVVVTLAALYLGMRANFDPSIGPARLIYAFEAVIIGGLGSLWGTLAGGIIIGVAQTFGAALNPEWQILAGHIAFLAVMLLKPRGLFPRAVD; encoded by the coding sequence ATGATCTGGCTGGACACCCTCGTGCAGGGGATTCTGCTGGGCGGGCTCTATGCCTTGTTCGCAGCGGGGCTGAGCCTCGTCTTCGGCATCATGCGGCTGGTGAACCTCGCCCATGGCGACCTCATCATTCTTGCCGCCTATCTGGTGTTGATGGGCGTCACGCTGCTCGGCCTGTCGCCATGGATCGCTGCCCTGATCGCCATGCCGGTGATGTTCGCGCTCGGCTGGCTGCTGCAGGCCGCCATCTTGAACCGCGTGCTGGGCAAGGACATCCTGCCGCCGCTTCTCGTCACGTTCGGCCTGTCGGTCGCCCTGCAGAACGGGCTGCTCGAGGTCTTCTCCGCCGACAGCCGCCGCATCCCGGTGGGCGCGTTGGAGGGGGCATCGCTCGATCTCGGGCTGGTCACCGTCGGGATCATGCCGCTGATGACCTTTGCCTCGGCGATCGTGACGATCGTTGCCCTGAACGGGCTCTTCTACCACACCGCCCTCGGCCGTGCCTTCCGCGCCACCTCGGACGACGCCGTGACGGCGGGGCTGATGGGGATAGAGCCGAAGCGGATTTTCGCGATCGCCACCGGGATCGCGATGGTCGTGGTGACGCTGGCGGCGCTCTATCTCGGCATGCGCGCGAACTTCGATCCCTCGATCGGACCGGCGCGGCTGATCTATGCCTTCGAGGCGGTGATCATCGGCGGTCTCGGCAGCCTGTGGGGAACGCTTGCCGGCGGGATCATCATCGGCGTGGCGCAGACGTTCGGCGCCGCGCTCAATCCGGAATGGCAGATCCTGGCCGGCCACATCGCCTTCCTGGCCGTGATGCTGCTCAAGCCGCGCGGGCTTTTTCCGCGCGCAGTGGATTGA